In the Thermomicrobiales bacterium genome, TCAGAACGACTGGCGCATCCGGCGTCTGGGAGATCGTCGTGCCGAAGTAGTGGCGGTTAGGGTAGTTGCGAAGATACCACTGAAATGGCCATGACGTGCCGGAATCGTACGAGACCACCATGTCCTTACCGCCGGTCAATTCGCGTGAAAGAGTCCCGATGTCGGACATGACACGCGTGACATCCGGCGAGGTCTGGACATAGATAAGCATGTCCTTCGGGGTGTCGCCTTCCTGATAAGACATCCGGAAGCCGACATGCGTCTGGGCGACGAGAAGCATGCCCACTGCGGCGATCCCGAGCACACTTGCAGCCAGGCGCGGCCCCATTCGGGCGCCGCTCCAGACGATCAGGGCGACCAGGGCGAGAATGGGCAGGTACAGAATCCACGGATGATCGACGGTGAGCGGCCGCATCTCCCGGATCAGCGCTCCGCTGCCCTGGCGAACCCACGGGCCTGCGCTCGCCCACGACCAGAGCGCAAACCACCCAGCCGCAAGGAGCAGAATGCCGGCGGCGGGTACCCAGATGAAGCGCGTTGGGAGCTGCCGTTCGCTCACCGCTCGTTCGACGCTCTCGGCCGCAGATCCGACGACCGATGCCGCGAGAATCGCCAGCGGCAGCACGGTGTGGACCGTTAGCCAGGGCATCTTCTCCCCCGCCCAGGAGTAGATCGCGAGGTTCATGAACGCCCAGTAGAGCGCGAAGCCACGAAGATAGGTGCGTGAATCGACAGGCCGGCGAAACAGCACGGCCGGCACGAGGCGTCGTATTGTCAAGCCGATCGCGATCGGAAACAGCAGCACGGCAACGAACTCGTACTGCGCCATCAGCACGAGGTAGTAGAACCATGGCTGCTCCGCCCGCTGGACATCGTGCTGGCCGAGCCAGTAGCCGAGCGCGCCAACGGTTCCGCTGGCGAGGCCGGCCATGTTGGTGAACATGCTGGTGTACAGCGCAACAAACGCCGTCAACCCGAGCCCGATCGCCAGCCAGAGCGTCCGACGGTTGGTCAAGAGCGTCAACAGCGCCGCTCCAGTTGAGCCCGGTGGCTGGTTGCCGAGCACACCCGCGAGCCAGCCGCTTTCCTCCGCGTTGCGCGCTCTCTCGAGTGTGCTGAGCGTGGCGACTATCCCGAGCACCAGCACGCCGATCGCAGCGAGGAAGGTTGGATGGACAACAAGGTCGACCGCGAACGCCCGGATGTTGTCGCCGGTTGGGTGCTCCCAGGGAATACTCGGCAACGGCGGCGCGCCGAACCGTGGCATCAGAAGCCAGACGGCCGCCAACCCGCCTCCGGCGCCAGCGACGACGCCGAATGCTGCCCGGCTCACCTGCCAGGTGACAACCCCTAGCACGAACGTCACCAGGATGAAGGCGACGATGAAGGACACCTCCATTGTCGCGAAGAGCAGCCCGGCCATGATCCCGACGGTGATGACCCAGCGCCGTTCCGGCTTCTCCATATAGCGCAGACAGGCGATGACGATCGTCAGCGTCGTGACCAGGACGAACGGATCATGGCGGATATAGCGAGTGTAGTAGAGCATTGACGGTGACAAGAGCAAGAACACCGAGCAAGCCAGCGCGCCCCAACGCCCCAGCTGATTCGGGCCGCGGAGTAGCGCCGGCAAGAGCACCAGGATCACTCCGAGCAAAGCCGGCCATATCCGCGAGACATAATCATTGTCGCCAAATAGCAGGAACGCGAGCGCGTCAGCGTGGAAGAGCGTCGGCCCATGCATCAACGGGTCGTGGACATAGCCTTGGCCAACTGCGTAAAGCCACGAGAAATACGCGTGTAGACTCTCGTCGTGGTGGAGCGCGCGAGTGGACAGATCCCAGAAGCGTGTCAGGATCGCCAATGCGCCCAACACCACGTAGATCACTGCCTCGACTGTCACCCGCACACGCGGCGACTGCTCGGAAAGCGTCTGCTCCAGACGGTGTTCGGTGAATGTGCCGGCCGCTCTGACGTCACCGGATGAACTGCCGGCGGCAGATGGAGCCGATGTTGCAAAGATGATCCGCCTCGGGCGCGTATGATTCATCGAGAGATCGTTATCCTGCCGCGTTTGTCGCCGGAGGCGGGCCGACGGCGCCCTGCCAGCCGTGTTTGTCTACATGCGTCGATGCCCGACGTAGTGTACACAGTGCCCCCTTCGGGATGTTTGGGTCAGTCTTGTTGCGG is a window encoding:
- a CDS encoding flippase activity-associated protein Agl23, producing the protein MNHTRPRRIIFATSAPSAAGSSSGDVRAAGTFTEHRLEQTLSEQSPRVRVTVEAVIYVVLGALAILTRFWDLSTRALHHDESLHAYFSWLYAVGQGYVHDPLMHGPTLFHADALAFLLFGDNDYVSRIWPALLGVILVLLPALLRGPNQLGRWGALACSVFLLLSPSMLYYTRYIRHDPFVLVTTLTIVIACLRYMEKPERRWVITVGIMAGLLFATMEVSFIVAFILVTFVLGVVTWQVSRAAFGVVAGAGGGLAAVWLLMPRFGAPPLPSIPWEHPTGDNIRAFAVDLVVHPTFLAAIGVLVLGIVATLSTLERARNAEESGWLAGVLGNQPPGSTGAALLTLLTNRRTLWLAIGLGLTAFVALYTSMFTNMAGLASGTVGALGYWLGQHDVQRAEQPWFYYLVLMAQYEFVAVLLFPIAIGLTIRRLVPAVLFRRPVDSRTYLRGFALYWAFMNLAIYSWAGEKMPWLTVHTVLPLAILAASVVGSAAESVERAVSERQLPTRFIWVPAAGILLLAAGWFALWSWASAGPWVRQGSGALIREMRPLTVDHPWILYLPILALVALIVWSGARMGPRLAASVLGIAAVGMLLVAQTHVGFRMSYQEGDTPKDMLIYVQTSPDVTRVMSDIGTLSRELTGGKDMVVSYDSGTSWPFQWYLRNYPNRHYFGTTISQTPDAPVVLIANDNLTAENLQMLSGYTYTEYAMRWWFPEDETYRKFAIAPELNNASRQNYQTDQKGPFTAGDVVGSIWHSVWGMRDPAEQAKMFRLVAFRELWAPIGSYNFRVYIRNDLLTTWNAIRY